A genomic window from Candidatus Bathyarchaeota archaeon includes:
- a CDS encoding RNA polymerase Rpb4 produces MVRKALKEQTVTVPQVKEALESIGEERLDQFQRRSLDYATKFSKVEPSNVDILVTKLVEEFELDADGAVQIVNAMPESVQEIRVFLAGGRKIIESSKLEKILDFLNEYRKDE; encoded by the coding sequence ATGGTACGAAAGGCTCTCAAGGAACAGACAGTTACTGTTCCACAAGTAAAGGAAGCATTAGAATCCATCGGTGAAGAACGACTGGACCAGTTCCAAAGGCGTTCTCTTGATTATGCAACTAAATTCAGCAAAGTTGAGCCTTCAAACGTTGACATTCTTGTTACCAAACTGGTCGAAGAATTTGAATTAGATGCGGACGGTGCAGTCCAGATAGTTAATGCTATGCCCGAAAGTGTCCAAGAAATTAGAGTATTTTTGGCTGGTGGTCGTAAGATTATTGAGTCCTCTAAACTAGAAAAAATACTGGATTTTTTGAACGAATATAGAAAAGACGAATAA
- the ffh gene encoding signal recognition particle protein, giving the protein MVLDRLGSSLNDALKKVFKAPVMDEKTVKELVRDIQRALLQADVNVKLVLEVSKNIEERALKEKVPPGVSRREHVVKVVYEELTRFLGEKSATLKIEPGKQKVLMMVGIQGSGKTTATGKLAKYFQKRGLKTALVCTDTYRPGAYEQLKQLAGRINVPVYGEPHEKKSEKIAMRGLKQFKDYDLVIIDTAGRHKEEKGLIDEMKRLEKVIKPDEAILVIDGTIGQQAALQAKALHDATPIGSIIVSKLDGSARGGGALSAVAAIGAPIKFISSGEKLEDIEAFIPSRFVGRLLGMGDLQSLVDKVRDAEVKVPEKKARAFMSGKFTLTDMYEQFESMKKVGPLKGLLKMIPGMSYNIPDDQMNLAEDALKKWRVIIQSMTLKEREKPKILSSSRIRRVARGSGTTEKDVKQLLTQYNQMKKMMKSFRRKRLPNFFGGKGLPTG; this is encoded by the coding sequence ATGGTTCTGGACCGTCTAGGCTCTTCGTTAAATGACGCTTTAAAGAAAGTATTCAAAGCGCCAGTCATGGACGAAAAAACAGTAAAAGAACTTGTTCGTGACATACAACGAGCCCTGCTTCAAGCAGATGTTAATGTCAAACTGGTTTTGGAAGTCTCGAAAAACATCGAAGAACGCGCCCTAAAAGAAAAAGTCCCCCCGGGCGTTTCCAGACGCGAACACGTAGTAAAAGTAGTCTATGAAGAGTTAACCCGATTCTTAGGAGAAAAATCAGCCACCCTAAAAATTGAACCTGGAAAACAAAAAGTCCTCATGATGGTAGGAATCCAAGGCTCTGGAAAAACGACCGCAACTGGAAAACTCGCAAAATATTTCCAAAAACGAGGACTAAAAACTGCTCTAGTTTGTACCGACACCTATAGACCAGGAGCTTACGAACAACTCAAACAGTTAGCCGGCAGAATAAATGTCCCAGTATATGGTGAACCTCATGAAAAAAAGTCTGAAAAAATTGCCATGAGGGGTCTGAAACAATTCAAAGACTATGACTTGGTTATAATCGACACTGCTGGTCGACATAAAGAAGAAAAAGGTTTAATTGACGAAATGAAACGTCTAGAAAAGGTCATCAAACCCGACGAAGCGATCTTGGTTATTGACGGAACCATAGGACAACAAGCGGCGCTACAAGCCAAAGCCCTTCATGACGCGACGCCTATCGGTTCAATTATTGTTTCCAAACTTGATGGTTCTGCAAGGGGGGGCGGTGCTCTTTCAGCGGTTGCTGCTATTGGTGCACCAATAAAATTTATCAGTTCCGGAGAAAAACTTGAGGACATTGAAGCCTTCATTCCTTCTCGGTTCGTAGGGCGATTACTAGGGATGGGTGACCTTCAAAGCCTTGTTGACAAGGTTCGAGACGCAGAAGTAAAAGTGCCCGAAAAAAAAGCCCGCGCCTTTATGAGCGGAAAATTCACTTTAACCGACATGTATGAACAGTTTGAATCGATGAAAAAAGTCGGTCCCCTAAAGGGACTACTTAAGATGATTCCTGGAATGAGTTACAACATTCCTGATGATCAAATGAACCTAGCTGAAGACGCTTTGAAAAAATGGCGCGTAATCATCCAATCTATGACCCTCAAGGAACGAGAAAAACCCAAAATTCTTTCATCTTCTCGAATCCGTAGGGTTGCCCGTGGGTCAGGCACTACAGAAAAAGACGTTAAACAACTACTAACCCAATACAATCAAATGAAAAAGATGATGAAGAGTTTCAGACGAAAACGATTGCCCAACTTTTTCGGGGGAAAAGGTTTACCCACAGGGTAG
- a CDS encoding translation initiation factor IF-5A produces MSVPKDVGELKVGSYIIIDDEPCKIVSYSKSKPGKHGAAKARIVAIGVFNEAKKTIVKPVSAQVDVPIIDKSTGQVIALLPSAVQLMNLESYEMTESPYPEEEEIKSKLESGVEVEYWHILGRTRITRIKG; encoded by the coding sequence ATGAGCGTACCTAAGGATGTTGGCGAACTAAAAGTTGGTAGTTACATAATCATTGATGATGAACCCTGTAAAATTGTGAGTTACAGCAAATCCAAACCTGGAAAACATGGGGCTGCAAAGGCTCGAATCGTAGCAATAGGCGTATTTAACGAAGCAAAAAAAACAATCGTAAAACCTGTAAGTGCACAGGTTGATGTTCCAATTATCGATAAAAGCACTGGGCAAGTTATTGCTCTTTTGCCTTCTGCTGTTCAGTTAATGAACTTGGAATCCTACGAAATGACTGAATCACCCTACCCCGAAGAGGAAGAAATCAAATCTAAACTCGAATCTGGCGTTGAAGTAGAATACTGGCACATTCTAGGTCGAACTAGAATAACCCGAATAAAAGGCTAA
- a CDS encoding DUF655 domain-containing protein, giving the protein MEKSEKRYEEYAYVLDYLPHGRPGTHPGYRAGALVQVVGEEYFTFLEAIARKGVPLKAADRVYVGKDSRSEITYIIGRIPYEDLTSNSRMELSGTIEKIVLNREKWFIDFFNTAQAITPRMHALELIPGIGKKYMWQILDERDRKPFQNLEDLQERANMPNPSKLITRRILEELAGDSKYRLFTRAP; this is encoded by the coding sequence GTGGAAAAGAGTGAAAAGAGATACGAAGAGTACGCCTATGTTTTGGATTATCTTCCGCATGGAAGACCCGGGACTCATCCGGGGTACCGTGCTGGGGCATTAGTTCAGGTGGTTGGTGAAGAATATTTTACTTTTCTTGAAGCAATTGCTCGCAAAGGAGTTCCCCTTAAAGCAGCTGACAGAGTCTACGTTGGAAAAGATTCTCGAAGTGAAATTACCTATATCATTGGTCGAATACCCTATGAAGATTTGACTTCAAATTCTAGAATGGAACTTTCTGGAACTATAGAAAAAATAGTACTTAACCGGGAAAAGTGGTTTATTGACTTCTTTAACACTGCTCAAGCAATTACTCCTCGAATGCATGCTTTGGAACTAATTCCTGGTATAGGAAAAAAGTACATGTGGCAAATCCTTGATGAACGGGATCGAAAACCTTTCCAAAACTTAGAAGATTTACAAGAACGTGCTAACATGCCTAATCCCTCTAAGCTTATCACAAGAAGGATATTGGAGGAACTGGCTGGAGATAGTAAGTACAGATTATTTACGAGAGCACCCTAG
- a CDS encoding deoxyhypusine synthase, producing MQLDNTQTVGSLVSKMNECGVLGGGNIGKATEIVTEMFADKDYTVFLTLAGALVPGGMRQIIRDLIDQGYVHAVVTTGANMVHDMVESIGHHHWIGTFLAEDTELMEQDIGRIGDIYIEQDAFKGLEEWITKILAKIPEKTRENISTNELLYELGINISDPNSILATAAKKGVPIISPGLVDSIAGFHLWMYGQDNTLRLNPLRDTHKIVDIVYDAKKVGMIILGGGWPKHYALFANTFREGVDRAIQITMDRPEPGGLSGATLKEAISWGKVKPEGKEVTVICDATIAFPLIVAAALESVTKNKS from the coding sequence ATTCAACTTGATAACACTCAAACAGTTGGTAGCCTAGTTTCCAAAATGAATGAATGCGGAGTCCTCGGGGGAGGAAACATTGGTAAAGCAACAGAAATTGTAACCGAAATGTTTGCAGACAAAGACTACACTGTATTTTTGACCTTAGCTGGGGCTTTGGTTCCGGGTGGAATGCGCCAAATAATTAGGGATTTGATAGATCAAGGCTATGTTCACGCCGTTGTTACTACTGGCGCTAACATGGTACATGATATGGTTGAATCTATTGGGCACCATCACTGGATCGGAACTTTTCTTGCTGAAGACACTGAATTAATGGAACAAGACATCGGCAGAATCGGCGACATCTATATTGAACAAGACGCCTTCAAAGGGTTAGAAGAATGGATTACCAAAATTTTAGCAAAAATTCCTGAGAAAACTCGAGAAAATATATCCACAAACGAACTTCTTTATGAACTTGGAATAAATATTTCTGACCCAAACTCGATACTTGCAACTGCTGCAAAGAAGGGGGTTCCTATTATCAGTCCTGGATTGGTCGACTCTATTGCTGGTTTTCATCTGTGGATGTATGGTCAAGATAACACCTTGAGACTTAACCCTCTTCGTGACACTCACAAAATAGTTGACATTGTTTACGACGCCAAAAAAGTAGGAATGATAATCCTCGGCGGTGGCTGGCCCAAACATTATGCTTTGTTTGCTAACACTTTCCGAGAAGGCGTAGACCGTGCCATTCAGATTACTATGGATCGCCCTGAACCTGGGGGTCTAAGTGGAGCCACCCTAAAAGAGGCAATCAGTTGGGGAAAAGTAAAACCTGAAGGCAAAGAAGTAACCGTTATCTGCGATGCAACTATCGCTTTTCCTTTAATTGTTGCTGCAGCGTTGGAGTCTGTAACAAAAAATAAATCGTAA
- a CDS encoding Hsp20/alpha crystallin family protein has translation MERRKKGSSFEEMEEYLQKIEELAQEVMAAAFPEGPSWNTETCCLHALSNVFITPREVIVTADLPNVAPETVKVTAINEKHIEIIAKMKKKVNFNDLGICHRQGEFSFLHCQGHLQVDIDADKMQINCEDGILEVRFPRKNRQELE, from the coding sequence GTGGAAAGAAGAAAAAAAGGTTCAAGCTTTGAAGAAATGGAAGAATACCTGCAAAAAATTGAAGAATTAGCACAAGAAGTTATGGCAGCAGCGTTTCCTGAAGGTCCTAGCTGGAACACAGAAACTTGTTGTCTACATGCCTTATCAAACGTTTTCATTACTCCAAGGGAAGTTATTGTTACCGCAGATCTTCCAAACGTTGCACCAGAAACAGTGAAAGTAACAGCCATAAACGAAAAACATATCGAAATAATAGCAAAAATGAAGAAAAAAGTAAACTTCAACGATTTAGGCATATGCCATAGACAAGGGGAGTTCTCGTTTTTGCATTGTCAAGGTCATCTGCAAGTAGACATTGACGCAGACAAAATGCAAATTAACTGTGAAGACGGAATACTAGAAGTACGGTTCCCAAGAAAAAACAGGCAAGAACTAGAATAA
- a CDS encoding tRNA pseudouridine(54/55) synthase Pus10 gives MELLEKAQRLLEAQPLCDHCLGRQFALLGYGLDDSERGEALKLMLTMKNHQLALAGKKEGFSTLRLLVSRGSFEMAAELLKKMRKRAKKKEPCYLCQGLFESSNILVENALEALKAYEYNTFLVGVELPNIIEEREDEFKALHDVAYGESMRNEFSRHIGKKLSKVTQKLAEFKKPDVVVLVRPFTGEVIIQSNPLYVKGSYKKLVRDIPQSKWFCRQCHGEGCKNCKGTGKMYSESVEEIIAAPLLKKTEGDAVAFHAAGREDVDARMLGMGRPFIMEIKRPQKRFINLKELEKIINEHGEGKVEILNLVSATKADIKRLKKGEGSTKVYKVFIDFDRDVSDEELLSVTEKLSKSVVQQRTPLRVLHRRADLVREKYIYEAYLKRLAPNRAEMKIRCQGGLYIKELVSGDEGRTVPSVASIINAQAKPVDLDVLNVIMEES, from the coding sequence GTGGAATTACTTGAAAAAGCCCAGCGCCTTCTGGAAGCACAACCTTTGTGTGACCACTGTTTAGGCAGACAATTTGCCCTTCTTGGTTATGGTTTAGACGACAGCGAACGAGGAGAAGCCCTAAAACTTATGTTAACCATGAAAAATCACCAGTTAGCTCTTGCTGGCAAAAAAGAAGGATTTTCAACTCTTAGACTTTTGGTTTCTCGTGGATCTTTTGAGATGGCTGCTGAATTATTGAAAAAAATGAGAAAACGAGCCAAAAAAAAGGAACCATGTTATCTTTGCCAAGGCTTGTTTGAAAGTAGCAATATTCTAGTTGAAAACGCTTTGGAAGCCCTCAAAGCTTACGAATACAATACCTTTCTTGTTGGTGTCGAATTGCCAAACATAATTGAAGAAAGAGAAGACGAGTTCAAAGCGCTACATGATGTGGCTTATGGCGAAAGTATGCGAAATGAATTCAGTCGCCACATTGGCAAAAAACTTTCAAAAGTCACACAAAAACTTGCAGAATTCAAAAAACCTGATGTTGTAGTTCTCGTAAGACCTTTCACCGGAGAAGTTATCATACAATCAAATCCCCTGTATGTTAAAGGATCATACAAAAAACTTGTCCGAGATATTCCGCAATCTAAATGGTTCTGTCGACAATGCCACGGCGAAGGCTGCAAAAACTGTAAGGGAACCGGAAAAATGTACTCCGAATCTGTTGAAGAAATAATTGCGGCACCTCTTTTAAAAAAAACTGAAGGCGATGCCGTAGCTTTTCATGCAGCTGGACGAGAAGATGTAGATGCCCGAATGCTTGGAATGGGGCGACCTTTTATCATGGAAATTAAACGTCCACAAAAACGGTTCATTAATCTAAAAGAACTGGAAAAAATAATCAACGAACACGGGGAAGGAAAAGTTGAAATTTTGAACCTTGTTTCTGCAACTAAAGCAGATATTAAACGCTTAAAGAAAGGTGAAGGTTCAACAAAAGTTTACAAAGTTTTTATTGATTTTGACCGTGATGTTTCTGACGAAGAATTGTTGTCTGTAACTGAAAAATTGTCAAAATCTGTTGTTCAACAGCGAACTCCGTTACGTGTTTTGCATCGAAGAGCAGACCTAGTTCGGGAAAAGTACATATATGAGGCGTATCTAAAGAGGTTGGCGCCTAACCGCGCAGAGATGAAAATACGTTGCCAAGGAGGGCTTTATATTAAAGAGTTGGTAAGTGGCGATGAAGGGCGAACCGTCCCTAGCGTAGCCTCTATTATCAATGCACAAGCCAAGCCTGTTGACTTAGACGTTTTGAATGTTATTATGGAGGAATCATAG
- a CDS encoding ribonuclease VapC: MKHKTLVLDTSAFIGGFDPLSFPEKQYTVDEVKNELNQESMIWVRFHTAIENGKIIILQPKEMFSQEVREASKNLGDMRYLSKADMQVLALALELKSEGATPLVITDDYSMQNVANKIEVEFTSLMTFGIKKRFKWILYCPACYHKYPSDYEFNSCEVCGTELKRKPQKKSRLRKTKKNGAGDGI; this comes from the coding sequence TTGAAACACAAAACCCTAGTTCTTGACACTTCCGCATTTATCGGTGGATTTGACCCGCTTTCATTTCCAGAAAAACAATACACAGTTGATGAAGTCAAAAACGAATTGAACCAAGAATCAATGATTTGGGTGCGTTTCCACACAGCAATTGAAAACGGAAAAATCATAATTTTGCAACCCAAAGAAATGTTTTCTCAAGAAGTTCGAGAAGCCTCCAAAAATTTGGGGGACATGCGTTACCTTTCCAAGGCAGACATGCAGGTTTTGGCATTGGCTTTAGAACTAAAATCTGAAGGGGCAACACCCTTAGTTATAACAGACGATTACTCAATGCAAAATGTCGCAAACAAAATTGAAGTAGAGTTCACATCATTAATGACCTTTGGAATAAAAAAGAGGTTCAAATGGATTTTATATTGCCCAGCATGTTACCACAAATATCCGTCTGACTATGAATTTAATTCTTGTGAAGTATGTGGAACTGAACTTAAACGAAAACCACAGAAAAAATCACG
- a CDS encoding 50S ribosomal protein L11 methyltransferase has product MGRPAQKRLVRKRDLERALSSIEVNPAPKACFEQYATPSTVAADVLHLAAYVFDDILDKTVMELGCGTARLAIGAVFLGAKEVFGVDIDSVAVKIAQKNADLMNFKEKTNWVVGDIDVVCGNFDTVLQNPPFGVQKRRADRRFIVKSLELGHTIYSFHKGGDSNRAFIKRFIEEHGGKITNIFPMTMEIPRMFKFHTKEKQITHVDLYRIEGKN; this is encoded by the coding sequence ATGGGAAGACCTGCTCAAAAACGGTTGGTTAGAAAACGCGATCTAGAACGGGCGCTTTCATCCATTGAAGTTAATCCTGCACCTAAAGCTTGCTTTGAACAGTATGCTACGCCATCAACTGTTGCGGCAGATGTTCTACATTTGGCAGCCTACGTTTTTGATGATATCCTCGATAAAACTGTGATGGAATTAGGTTGTGGGACTGCTCGGTTAGCGATTGGGGCTGTTTTCTTGGGTGCTAAAGAAGTTTTTGGAGTGGATATTGATTCTGTTGCAGTTAAAATTGCTCAAAAAAATGCTGATTTAATGAATTTTAAAGAAAAAACAAATTGGGTTGTGGGGGACATCGATGTTGTTTGTGGTAATTTTGATACTGTTTTGCAAAATCCTCCTTTTGGTGTTCAAAAAAGGCGCGCTGATAGGCGTTTCATAGTTAAATCGTTAGAGTTAGGTCATACAATTTATTCATTTCATAAAGGTGGGGATAGTAACCGCGCCTTTATCAAAAGGTTTATTGAGGAGCATGGCGGAAAAATAACTAACATATTTCCTATGACAATGGAAATTCCTAGGATGTTCAAGTTTCACACTAAGGAAAAACAAATTACACATGTGGATTTGTATCGAATAGAAGGAAAAAATTAA
- a CDS encoding 50S ribosomal protein L21e: MGRKAKGYRRRTRYLLKRKPRDRGKTGLSKVLREYEPTEKVVIKLDPSVHKGMPHRRFHGRIGVIAEKRGRAYVINVSQGKAIKEITVRPEHITPHKGA; this comes from the coding sequence TTGGGAAGAAAAGCGAAAGGTTACCGAAGGAGAACCCGTTACCTCTTGAAGAGAAAGCCTAGAGACCGGGGAAAAACAGGACTCAGTAAGGTACTACGTGAATACGAACCTACTGAAAAAGTTGTAATCAAATTAGACCCTAGTGTACATAAGGGTATGCCGCACAGAAGATTCCATGGTCGAATCGGTGTTATTGCTGAAAAACGTGGAAGAGCCTACGTAATTAACGTCTCTCAAGGAAAAGCAATTAAAGAAATTACTGTTAGGCCAGAACACATTACGCCTCATAAGGGGGCATAA
- a CDS encoding proteasome assembly chaperone family protein produces MQESVTIVEKAPIPSEAKMLIGLPDVGLVGLIATSYLITELKLEEIAYMESDLLPPVVVLHNGLPHAPLRIYGNNKLIAVISELAVPAPAVYTIMQELVDWAQTKKVKQIISMGGIPTENRQTINTPEVFGAASNQKLLNKITKQGLKVMNEGYIVGPQALSMRYSVEKKMQSIALLAQSFYNYPDPQAAAIVLKELAKISDVTVDVTKLMEKGEEIRLKARDIMKRTQQEMKRMQKSQEYDMPLYV; encoded by the coding sequence TTGCAAGAATCGGTTACAATCGTAGAGAAAGCCCCCATTCCGTCTGAGGCTAAAATGTTAATTGGTCTTCCTGATGTGGGGTTGGTGGGACTTATTGCAACATCGTATTTGATTACTGAACTTAAGTTAGAAGAAATTGCATACATGGAATCGGATTTGCTTCCTCCGGTAGTTGTTTTACATAATGGCTTGCCCCATGCCCCATTACGAATCTATGGAAATAATAAACTGATTGCAGTTATTTCAGAGCTTGCGGTTCCAGCTCCGGCAGTGTATACTATAATGCAAGAATTAGTAGATTGGGCACAAACCAAGAAAGTTAAGCAAATAATTTCAATGGGTGGAATCCCAACAGAAAACCGGCAAACCATCAATACCCCTGAAGTTTTTGGAGCAGCTTCAAACCAGAAACTCCTTAACAAAATAACAAAACAGGGATTAAAAGTCATGAATGAAGGCTATATTGTTGGTCCCCAAGCTCTAAGTATGAGATATAGTGTGGAAAAGAAAATGCAATCTATCGCGCTTTTGGCTCAGTCCTTTTATAATTATCCGGACCCCCAAGCAGCAGCTATTGTACTTAAAGAGCTAGCAAAAATTTCGGATGTTACTGTTGATGTTACTAAACTTATGGAGAAGGGAGAAGAAATTAGGCTCAAAGCAAGGGACATAATGAAACGTACCCAACAAGAAATGAAACGCATGCAAAAATCTCAGGAATATGATATGCCACTATACGTCTAG
- the dph2 gene encoding diphthamide biosynthesis enzyme Dph2 has product MSFDFEENQLKEELTKRAPKIVLLQLPEGLKPEAPRLAKIVQDFGVLPIVSSDPCYGACDLAVSEAELLGADLIIHYGHTSMIQNSKIPTVYFEAPIKIGISEVIAKALSLLKCWNKIGLITTVQHIHQLDEVKNQLEAAEKTVFVGNAGHLKYPGQVLGCDFSNALAVLENVEAYVYVGGGRFHAIGVALTTGKPTIIADPYEQIAYPIQDQTRRIVMQRWANISEAKTAKHFGILVSLKPGQMKFKNAQTIKEKLEKNGFSTTLFALKEISPPALMQFPTIDAFVNTACPRLALDDAPNFDKPILSINETRVLLGELKWEDLLKNGWLENAI; this is encoded by the coding sequence ATGTCCTTTGATTTTGAAGAAAACCAACTCAAAGAAGAGCTTACAAAACGAGCTCCAAAAATTGTGTTATTGCAGCTTCCTGAAGGACTAAAACCAGAAGCCCCCCGTCTAGCTAAAATTGTTCAAGACTTTGGAGTATTACCTATTGTTTCATCGGATCCCTGTTATGGAGCTTGTGACTTAGCTGTTTCTGAAGCTGAACTTTTGGGTGCCGATTTGATCATACATTATGGACACACTTCAATGATCCAAAATTCTAAAATTCCAACAGTTTATTTTGAAGCCCCAATTAAAATCGGGATAAGCGAAGTGATAGCAAAAGCTTTGTCTCTTCTTAAATGTTGGAATAAAATTGGTTTAATCACAACTGTTCAGCATATTCACCAGTTGGATGAAGTAAAAAATCAGTTGGAAGCTGCAGAAAAAACTGTTTTTGTCGGCAACGCTGGGCATCTCAAGTATCCTGGACAAGTTCTGGGCTGCGATTTCAGTAATGCATTAGCTGTTTTAGAAAATGTTGAAGCGTACGTTTATGTTGGTGGCGGTCGCTTTCATGCAATAGGGGTAGCCTTAACGACTGGAAAACCTACAATAATTGCAGATCCATATGAACAAATAGCATATCCTATTCAGGATCAAACCAGACGTATTGTGATGCAACGCTGGGCTAACATATCTGAAGCTAAAACTGCAAAACATTTTGGAATATTAGTGAGCCTAAAACCTGGACAGATGAAGTTTAAAAACGCACAAACCATCAAAGAGAAACTTGAAAAAAATGGATTTTCTACTACTTTGTTTGCCCTAAAAGAAATTTCACCGCCAGCGCTTATGCAATTTCCAACTATAGATGCCTTCGTGAATACTGCTTGTCCAAGACTCGCTTTGGATGACGCACCCAATTTTGATAAACCTATTTTGTCAATTAATGAAACACGTGTCTTGTTAGGGGAGCTGAAATGGGAAGACCTGCTCAAAAACGGTTGGTTAGAAAACGCGATCTAG
- a CDS encoding 50S ribosomal protein L16, with protein sequence MKAHNYREVKGQAYTRKKYIRGSPMSKIVKFTMGNPSGTYKYQVQLIAEKSVQIRHNALESARIASNRVLSEKLGNNYHLKILPYPHIVLRENKMIFGAHADRLQDGMRNAFGKAISLAARVKPGQKLIIADVNDEGLQAATTALKRGGAKLPTPCRVVVKKLEA encoded by the coding sequence ATGAAGGCTCATAACTATCGTGAAGTAAAGGGGCAAGCCTATACCCGGAAAAAGTATATCCGTGGTTCCCCTATGTCAAAAATTGTCAAATTTACTATGGGCAATCCCTCAGGTACTTACAAATATCAAGTCCAATTAATTGCTGAAAAATCAGTTCAAATTAGGCACAATGCCTTGGAATCTGCACGCATAGCATCTAACAGGGTTCTCTCAGAAAAACTGGGAAACAATTATCACCTGAAAATTTTGCCTTACCCCCATATTGTGCTTCGCGAAAACAAAATGATTTTCGGGGCTCACGCTGACCGACTTCAAGATGGAATGCGAAACGCTTTTGGCAAAGCCATAAGTCTTGCTGCACGAGTAAAACCAGGTCAAAAATTAATAATCGCTGACGTCAACGACGAAGGACTCCAAGCTGCTACAACGGCGCTGAAACGTGGAGGCGCCAAACTACCTACACCCTGTCGTGTAGTTGTCAAGAAACTTGAGGCATAA
- the rsmA gene encoding ribosomal RNA small subunit methyltransferase A produces MDSPNLLKRVKHFFHLYNFYPKKRLGQNFTVNSDVLHRLIFHSCLKKNDIVLEVGAGFGFLTELLVTICKKVIAVEFDPLLVKFLKDYLQDLENVELIEGDILKVSLPRFNKVVAAPPYSISSPLLFRLLENKFDSAFLILQKEFAERLAAPVGSKDYGRLTVTIHYRAEVELLELVPRTMFYPSPDVDSMILCLRPRSPPFPVEDEALFFDLVRILFTQRNKKVRNAVLPFLHQHKLPKDQAVIFADSLFYSKKRVRELAPEDFGSMANEIFQKFKS; encoded by the coding sequence GTGGATAGCCCCAATCTTCTTAAACGGGTGAAACATTTTTTTCACCTTTACAATTTTTATCCAAAAAAACGTTTAGGTCAAAATTTTACAGTTAATTCAGATGTGTTGCACCGCTTAATATTTCATTCTTGTTTAAAAAAAAATGATATAGTTTTAGAAGTTGGGGCTGGATTTGGGTTTTTAACGGAACTTCTTGTTACAATCTGCAAGAAAGTTATTGCTGTGGAATTTGACCCCTTACTCGTAAAGTTTTTGAAAGATTATCTTCAAGATTTGGAAAATGTTGAATTAATTGAAGGTGACATTCTAAAAGTTTCTCTTCCACGATTTAACAAAGTTGTAGCCGCCCCTCCATATTCTATCTCGTCACCGCTTCTATTTCGTCTTCTTGAAAATAAGTTTGATTCCGCATTTTTGATTTTACAAAAAGAATTTGCAGAAAGATTAGCTGCTCCAGTAGGCTCCAAAGATTATGGACGCCTAACAGTTACTATCCACTACCGAGCAGAGGTTGAACTCTTAGAACTTGTTCCACGAACAATGTTTTATCCTTCACCAGATGTTGATTCAATGATCTTGTGTCTAAGACCCAGAAGTCCACCTTTTCCTGTTGAAGATGAGGCGTTATTTTTTGACCTTGTTAGGATTCTTTTCACTCAGCGAAACAAAAAAGTTAGAAATGCTGTCCTTCCTTTCTTACATCAGCATAAACTGCCTAAAGACCAAGCTGTTATTTTTGCCGACTCTTTGTTTTATAGCAAAAAAAGAGTACGTGAATTGGCTCCAGAAGACTTCGGGTCGATGGCAAATGAAATCTTTCAGAAATTCAAAAGCTAA